In a genomic window of Arcticibacter tournemirensis:
- the rpsI gene encoding 30S ribosomal protein S9, with protein sequence MAITNTSGRRKTAVARIYLTEGSGIITVNGKNHTEYFPTLPLQYIVNQSLEVSGSTGKFDVTVNVAGGGVKGQAEAVRLAIAKAIVELDPETKSGLRAKGIMTRDDRMVERKKPGRKKARKRFQFSKR encoded by the coding sequence ATGGCGATCACAAACACTTCAGGAAGAAGAAAAACTGCAGTTGCCCGCATCTATTTAACCGAAGGCAGCGGCATCATTACCGTGAACGGTAAAAATCACACCGAGTACTTCCCTACTTTACCATTACAATATATTGTTAACCAGTCATTAGAAGTTTCGGGCTCTACCGGAAAATTCGATGTTACTGTTAACGTAGCTGGTGGTGGCGTTAAAGGACAGGCAGAAGCTGTACGTTTAGCAATTGCTAAAGCTATTGTTGAATTAGATCCGGAAACGAAATCAGGACTTCGCGCTAAAGGTATCATGACCCGCGATGACAGAATGGTTGAACGTAAAAAACCAGGACGTAAGAAGGCCCGTAAAAGATTTCAATTTAGTAAACGTTAA
- the rpsB gene encoding 30S ribosomal protein S2 yields the protein MARTTYQDLLDAGVHFGHLTRKWDPKMSQYIFMERNGIHIIDLNKTLTKLEEASAAIKQIVKSGRKVLFVATKKQAKDIVAEQAKSVNMPFVTERWLGGMLTNFATVRKSIKKMSNIDKMTKDGTYDVLSKKEKLMIQRERIKLETLLGGISDLNRLPAALFLIDVKKEHIAVTEALKLNIPTFAMVDTNSDPSSIDFPIPANDDATKSISLITDIIIKAIQEGLDERKREKEDEAEKEAAAAKAKIDSGEAAKEEAAAPRRERVVTAATAEPAAETAAAETATAEAEAPSEAAADQPKSESAE from the coding sequence ATGGCAAGAACAACATATCAGGACTTACTTGATGCAGGTGTACATTTTGGTCACCTTACCCGTAAATGGGATCCGAAAATGTCGCAGTACATTTTCATGGAACGTAATGGTATCCACATTATAGATTTAAATAAAACCTTAACCAAGCTCGAAGAGGCTTCGGCAGCAATCAAACAGATCGTTAAATCTGGCCGTAAAGTATTATTCGTTGCTACTAAAAAACAGGCTAAGGATATAGTTGCCGAGCAGGCAAAATCAGTTAACATGCCTTTCGTAACCGAACGCTGGTTAGGTGGGATGTTAACCAACTTCGCTACTGTACGTAAGTCGATCAAGAAGATGTCTAACATCGACAAGATGACTAAAGACGGTACTTACGATGTTCTTTCAAAGAAAGAAAAGCTGATGATTCAGCGTGAACGTATTAAGCTTGAAACCCTTTTAGGTGGTATTTCTGACCTTAACCGTTTACCTGCAGCGCTTTTCCTTATTGATGTTAAGAAAGAACACATTGCTGTTACTGAAGCTCTGAAGTTAAACATCCCTACCTTTGCAATGGTAGATACTAACTCAGATCCTTCAAGCATCGATTTCCCGATCCCGGCAAATGATGATGCTACTAAATCAATTTCCCTGATCACTGATATTATTATCAAAGCGATCCAGGAAGGTTTAGACGAACGCAAACGTGAGAAAGAAGACGAAGCTGAAAAAGAAGCTGCTGCTGCTAAAGCTAAAATAGATAGTGGTGAAGCTGCTAAAGAAGAAGCTGCTGCTCCTCGTCGCGAGAGAGTGGTAACTGCTGCTACAGCTGAGCCTGCTGCTGAAACTGCTGCCGCTGAAACGGCTACAGCTGAAGCTGAAGCTCCTTCGGAAGCTGCTGCTGATCAGCCAAAGAGCGAAAGCGCTGAATAA
- the tsf gene encoding translation elongation factor Ts, producing the protein MSTVQISASDVNKLRQQTGAGMMDCKKALIESNGDFEAAIDYLRKKGAKVAASRQDRESNEGVVIAKTTADGKRGVIVEVNCETDFVAKNADFIAFANSIADLAVEKTPASLEELTALELNGSKVADQILDQTGKIGEKIGVNKYEIVSGEKVIAYIHGNYRLGVLVALSADAAGVEEAGKDVAMQIAAMNPVAIDKDDVDSRTIERELDIAKEQIRAEGKPEAMVEKIAQGKLNKFYKDSTLLNQEFVKDSSKTIAQFLNGVSNGLTVTAFKRVQLGA; encoded by the coding sequence ATGTCAACTGTACAAATTTCTGCCTCAGACGTAAATAAACTGCGCCAGCAAACCGGTGCAGGAATGATGGATTGCAAGAAAGCTTTGATCGAATCAAACGGTGATTTCGAAGCTGCTATCGACTACCTTCGCAAGAAAGGTGCTAAAGTTGCTGCAAGCCGTCAGGACCGCGAATCGAACGAAGGTGTGGTAATTGCCAAGACTACTGCCGATGGCAAACGTGGTGTTATTGTTGAAGTTAACTGCGAAACCGACTTTGTTGCCAAGAATGCTGATTTTATCGCATTTGCTAACAGCATTGCTGATCTTGCTGTAGAAAAAACTCCTGCTTCTCTTGAAGAACTAACCGCTCTTGAGCTTAACGGTTCGAAAGTTGCAGATCAGATTCTTGACCAGACTGGAAAGATTGGTGAAAAGATCGGTGTGAATAAATATGAAATTGTATCTGGCGAAAAAGTGATCGCTTACATCCACGGTAACTACCGTTTAGGTGTATTGGTTGCTCTGAGCGCTGATGCTGCTGGTGTTGAAGAAGCTGGAAAAGACGTAGCGATGCAGATTGCTGCTATGAACCCGGTTGCTATTGACAAGGACGATGTTGATTCGCGTACTATCGAACGCGAACTGGATATCGCTAAAGAGCAGATCCGTGCTGAAGGTAAACCAGAAGCAATGGTTGAAAAGATCGCTCAGGGTAAACTGAATAAGTTCTATAAGGATTCAACTCTGTTGAACCAGGAATTTGTTAAGGATTCTTCTAAAACTATCGCCCAGTTCTTAAACGGTGTTTCTAACGGTTTAACTGTTACTGCGTTTAAGAGAGTACAATTAGGCGCGTAG
- the pyrH gene encoding UMP kinase, with product MKYKRILLKLSGESLMGDKQYGIDSDRVLQYARDIKAVFDKGIEIAIVIGGGNIFRGLSAEKSGMDRVQADYMGMLATVINSMALQDALEKLSVKTRLMTAIKMEQICEPFIRRRAVRHLEKRRIVIFGAGTGNPYFTTDTCASLRAIEVQADVVLKGTRVDGIYTADPEKFPEAVKYDEITFQEVYDRGLNVMDMTAFTLCQENKLPIIVFDMNKPGNFMRIANGDTIGTLVRG from the coding sequence ATGAAATATAAGCGTATCCTCTTAAAACTGAGCGGCGAATCGTTAATGGGCGATAAACAGTATGGCATTGACAGCGACCGGGTGCTGCAATATGCACGCGACATTAAAGCTGTTTTTGATAAAGGAATCGAAATTGCTATTGTTATTGGAGGAGGAAACATCTTCCGTGGTTTAAGTGCTGAGAAATCAGGAATGGACCGCGTTCAGGCCGACTATATGGGTATGCTTGCAACGGTAATTAACAGCATGGCCCTGCAGGATGCACTTGAAAAGCTGAGCGTTAAAACACGGCTTATGACAGCTATTAAAATGGAGCAGATCTGCGAACCTTTTATCCGCCGACGGGCTGTACGTCACCTCGAAAAAAGACGTATTGTGATTTTCGGAGCGGGCACAGGTAATCCCTATTTTACTACCGACACCTGCGCTTCCCTGCGTGCAATAGAAGTTCAGGCCGACGTTGTATTGAAAGGCACCCGCGTTGATGGCATTTACACGGCCGATCCGGAGAAATTCCCTGAAGCTGTAAAATATGATGAGATCACCTTCCAGGAAGTCTACGACAGGGGACTGAATGTTATGGATATGACTGCTTTTACACTTTGCCAGGAAAACAAGCTTCCGATCATCGTGTTTGACATGAATAAACCGGGTAACTTTATGCGTATTGCAAACGGAGATACTATCGGAACTTTAGTAAGAGGATAA
- the frr gene encoding ribosome recycling factor, which produces MNDLIKKQLNDAKTLMDKAVDHADSELTKIRAGKAMPSMLDSVMVEYYGNPTPLTQVASVNTPDARTLVVQPWEKALLPKIEKAIVDSNVGLNPQNDGLVIRLNVPPLTEERRRDLVKKVKEEAEKGRIAIRNIRKDTNGKIQRLKAEGVSEDEIKGGEAEVQKLTDSYIVKVDKLAEVKEKDIMTV; this is translated from the coding sequence ATGAATGACCTTATAAAGAAACAGCTTAACGATGCAAAAACACTGATGGATAAAGCCGTCGATCACGCCGATAGTGAACTGACCAAGATCCGTGCAGGTAAGGCAATGCCATCCATGCTCGACAGTGTAATGGTTGAATATTATGGCAATCCAACACCGCTTACACAGGTGGCAAGCGTCAATACTCCCGATGCACGCACATTGGTAGTTCAGCCCTGGGAGAAAGCTTTGCTCCCTAAAATTGAAAAAGCGATTGTTGACTCAAATGTTGGCCTCAATCCTCAGAACGATGGATTGGTGATCCGCCTAAATGTTCCTCCTCTTACCGAAGAACGCCGTCGCGATCTTGTGAAGAAAGTGAAAGAAGAAGCAGAAAAAGGAAGAATTGCCATACGGAATATCCGTAAAGATACAAATGGAAAAATTCAGCGCCTAAAAGCTGAAGGTGTGTCGGAAGACGAAATAAAAGGCGGCGAAGCCGAAGTACAGAAACTCACAGATAGCTATATCGTGAAAGTCGACAAGCTGGCTGAAGTGAAGGAAAAAGATATTATGACCGTCTGA
- a CDS encoding ABC transporter ATP-binding protein — translation MKLLYNYLKNYKGLIAFALLLAAINQIFSFLDPWIFRKIIDKYVTHYQNYTTEEFFKGAGMLILAAMGVAMVSRIAKNFQDYYVNVITQRLGARIYSDGLAHSLELPYQVFEDQRSGETLGILQKVRIDTEKLIIATINILFTSIIGIIFVFIYAVNIHWLIAVFYIAVIPVLGTVSSVLSKKIKVVQKNIVSETTALAGSTTESLRNIELVKSLGLSSQEIKRLNSTTDKILGLELKKVKYVRSLSFVQGTLVNLLRNGIIFLMMFLIYDGQITIGEFFSLFLYSFFIFGPLQELGNIINTYRETEVSLANFKSIMSTPKEVRPSNPVRIDHITDLSFQNVSFKHLTANRNALNHISFSTKKGQTIAFVGPSGSGKTTLVKLLVGLYLPKEGQILYNHVPYSDINLDQLREQIGFVTQDTQLFSGTIRENLLFVRPEATDAECMEVLQKAACQTLLARADKGLDTMIGEGGVKVSGGEKQRLSIARSLLRRPDILVFDEATSALDSLTEEEITKTIRDVSVMDERITILIAHRLSTIMHADRIYVLEKGDIAESGRHHELLEERGLYYAMWRQQIGEREEV, via the coding sequence ATGAAGCTGCTTTACAATTACCTGAAAAATTACAAGGGGCTGATAGCTTTCGCCCTGCTCCTTGCGGCAATCAACCAGATCTTCTCTTTCCTGGATCCCTGGATCTTCAGGAAGATCATCGATAAATACGTAACACATTACCAAAACTACACCACTGAGGAATTCTTTAAGGGGGCGGGGATGCTTATCCTGGCAGCAATGGGCGTGGCGATGGTGTCGAGGATTGCTAAAAACTTCCAGGACTATTATGTCAATGTGATCACTCAGCGCCTGGGCGCCCGGATATATTCTGATGGCCTTGCCCATTCGCTCGAGCTTCCATACCAGGTTTTTGAAGACCAGCGGAGCGGCGAAACACTGGGCATCCTACAGAAAGTTCGCATTGATACCGAAAAGCTGATCATCGCTACCATAAACATACTCTTTACGAGCATTATCGGCATCATTTTCGTTTTCATCTATGCGGTTAATATTCATTGGCTGATTGCCGTTTTTTATATTGCCGTGATACCGGTCTTGGGGACCGTAAGCTCTGTATTGAGCAAGAAGATTAAGGTGGTTCAAAAGAACATTGTTTCAGAAACTACAGCGCTGGCGGGCTCTACCACAGAATCTCTCCGCAATATCGAACTGGTGAAAAGTTTGGGACTTTCCTCGCAGGAGATAAAAAGATTAAACAGCACTACCGACAAAATCCTTGGCCTCGAGCTAAAGAAGGTAAAATATGTTCGCAGTCTTAGCTTCGTCCAGGGCACGCTTGTTAACCTCCTGCGAAATGGTATCATCTTTCTGATGATGTTCCTGATCTACGACGGGCAGATCACCATTGGTGAATTCTTTTCGTTGTTCCTCTATTCCTTTTTCATCTTCGGCCCGCTTCAGGAGCTGGGCAACATTATTAATACCTATCGCGAAACTGAAGTCTCGCTGGCAAATTTTAAAAGCATTATGAGCACTCCAAAGGAGGTCAGGCCATCTAACCCGGTTAGGATTGATCATATTACCGATCTGAGCTTCCAGAACGTCAGCTTTAAACATCTTACGGCCAACCGGAATGCTTTGAATCATATCAGCTTTAGCACAAAGAAAGGGCAGACTATCGCCTTTGTTGGCCCTTCGGGATCGGGTAAAACTACTTTGGTAAAGCTGCTGGTTGGACTCTATCTTCCGAAAGAGGGTCAGATCCTTTATAATCATGTCCCTTATTCTGATATCAATCTCGACCAGCTTAGAGAACAAATTGGTTTTGTGACTCAGGATACGCAGTTGTTTTCAGGAACGATTCGCGAAAACCTTCTTTTTGTCCGTCCCGAAGCTACAGATGCAGAGTGCATGGAAGTTCTTCAGAAAGCGGCGTGTCAAACTCTGCTAGCCAGGGCCGATAAAGGTCTTGATACGATGATCGGAGAAGGAGGTGTGAAGGTTTCGGGTGGAGAGAAACAACGTCTTTCCATTGCGCGTTCTCTGCTACGCCGGCCGGATATTCTCGTATTCGACGAAGCTACTTCAGCCCTCGATTCGCTGACCGAAGAAGAAATTACCAAAACGATTCGCGATGTATCGGTAATGGACGAACGAATCACTATCCTCATCGCTCACAGACTTTCTACCATCATGCATGCTGATCGTATTTATGTGCTTGAGAAAGGGGATATTGCCGAATCGGGGCGTCATCACGAGCTCCTCGAAGAAAGAGGCTTGTATTACGCCATGTGGAGACAACAAATCGGGGAGCGGGAAGAGGTGTAG
- a CDS encoding PLD nuclease N-terminal domain-containing protein, whose product MIFCLVDVLRSDFKDRSIKPLWCLVIILAPFFGSLIYLLAVRNQKIQYHR is encoded by the coding sequence ATGATTTTTTGCCTTGTGGATGTCTTACGCTCAGATTTCAAAGATCGTAGCATAAAACCTTTATGGTGCCTTGTAATAATATTAGCGCCTTTTTTCGGATCCCTTATCTACCTATTGGCAGTGAGAAACCAGAAGATTCAATACCATCGTTAG
- a CDS encoding MFS transporter, whose protein sequence is MDTDSSQPPRKDAYAALRFPEFRAYLIMRFFLTFGYQIQAVVIGWYIYHLTKDPLSLGMIGLSEAIPAIGIALYGGYVADKSEKTGLLKIIIGGMFTCSAILYLITLPALTAKLGAGHIVGIVYVMIFCIGICRGFMGPATFSIMAQVVPREHYPNSSTWNSTGYQVASIAGPAAGGLIYAYGGVSLTFLIILVFMIAAFSCLFFLRKMPPQFVPRENIFQNLSVGIKFVFSNRMMLGAMSLDMFSVFFGGAVALIPVIASEVLHVGAEQFGLMRAAPAVGAVITMLIMARHSPMNKPWRNLLIAVTGFGVSIICYGLSTSFYLTLIFLFFEGVFDSVSVVIRSTIMQLLTPDDMRGRVSAVNSMFIGSSNEIGAFESGLTAKLMGTVPAVIFGGTMTLIVVSLTYLKTKALVPLGLKEIHEK, encoded by the coding sequence ATGGATACAGATAGTTCACAGCCTCCCCGAAAAGATGCTTATGCCGCTCTGCGGTTTCCCGAATTCCGTGCTTATTTAATAATGAGGTTTTTCCTGACATTTGGTTATCAGATTCAGGCGGTGGTAATTGGGTGGTATATCTATCATTTGACGAAAGATCCCCTTTCCCTTGGCATGATTGGTCTTTCGGAGGCTATTCCAGCTATCGGCATTGCACTCTATGGAGGTTATGTAGCTGACAAATCGGAGAAGACCGGCTTACTTAAGATCATTATTGGCGGCATGTTCACCTGTTCTGCCATCTTATACCTCATAACTCTTCCGGCATTGACCGCTAAACTGGGAGCCGGGCATATTGTCGGAATTGTATACGTCATGATTTTCTGTATAGGTATCTGTCGCGGTTTTATGGGGCCTGCCACGTTTTCGATCATGGCACAGGTGGTTCCACGCGAGCACTATCCCAATTCCTCTACCTGGAACAGTACCGGCTATCAGGTTGCTTCCATCGCCGGACCGGCAGCAGGGGGACTGATTTACGCGTATGGGGGTGTTTCGCTAACTTTCCTAATTATACTAGTGTTTATGATTGCAGCTTTCAGCTGTCTTTTTTTTCTAAGGAAGATGCCGCCGCAGTTCGTCCCCCGGGAAAATATATTTCAGAACCTTTCGGTGGGTATAAAATTTGTGTTCAGTAACAGGATGATGCTCGGCGCGATGAGTCTCGACATGTTCTCCGTGTTTTTCGGAGGGGCCGTTGCCCTGATCCCGGTAATTGCCAGTGAGGTGCTGCACGTAGGAGCAGAGCAGTTCGGACTTATGCGTGCGGCACCAGCCGTTGGTGCAGTAATTACGATGTTGATTATGGCCCGCCATTCCCCTATGAATAAACCCTGGCGGAACCTTTTAATTGCCGTCACCGGCTTCGGCGTTTCCATCATTTGTTACGGACTGTCTACCAGCTTTTATCTTACTTTAATATTCCTCTTCTTTGAAGGAGTGTTCGATAGTGTAAGCGTGGTGATCCGCTCCACCATTATGCAGCTGCTAACTCCCGACGATATGCGTGGCCGGGTTTCAGCGGTGAACTCTATGTTTATAGGCTCTTCCAATGAAATCGGGGCATTCGAATCCGGGCTCACAGCTAAGCTAATGGGGACTGTTCCTGCCGTAATTTTTGGAGGAACCATGACGCTTATAGTAGTGAGCTTAACGTATCTGAAAACGAAGGCTCTGGTACCGTTGGGGTTGAAGGAGATCCACGAAAAATAA
- the recG gene encoding ATP-dependent DNA helicase RecG — MNLDTPIEYLKGVGQQKAELLKKELGVYTFNDLLQHFPFRYVDRTRFYKIREVSADMPSVQVIGRVLSKEIIGEKQSRRLVAQLKDDTGVLELVWFQGIRWADKLVQPGAVFIVFGKPTEFNGRFSISHPELELYNPSAVKQGNLTLQPVYNSTEKLKQSFLDTKSLQRLQASALEIVGRSIQETIPDYLRSKHRLLNKADAIQQIHFPQNPNSLEAARHRLKFEELFFIQLKLLRNKLLRTGKFRGLLFGQVGEKFNAFYSDKLPFDLTNAQKKVLKEIRQDTQKGIQMNRLLQGDVGSGKTVVALMSMLLAIDNGFQTCMMAPTEILAKQHYASLEKMMGQGFINMALLCGSTPKKERRIIHQALQDGSLNILVGTHALIEDEVQFKNLGLAVIDEQHRFGVEQRAKLWRKNSVPPHVLVMTATPIPRTLAMTLYGDLDISVINELPAGRKPIKTIHLFESQRLRMFGFMRQEIAKGRQVYIVYPLIKESEKLDLLYLEAGIEAISREFPLPQYRISIVHGKLKAADKDFEMQRFVKGETQIMVATTVIEVGVNVPNASVMIIENAERFGLSQLHQLRGRVGRGAEQSYCVLMSGNKLSREARIRLQTMVKTNDGFEISETDLQLRGPGNIEGTQQSGVLDLKLADLAHDQHILQEARDAVIRIFEDDPELNTDKNVLLKEYFLRKTPAISWNKIS, encoded by the coding sequence TTGAACTTAGACACGCCTATTGAGTACCTGAAAGGAGTAGGACAGCAAAAAGCTGAACTGCTGAAGAAGGAGCTGGGTGTTTATACGTTTAACGATTTATTACAGCATTTTCCTTTCCGCTACGTAGACCGTACAAGGTTTTACAAAATCAGGGAGGTATCTGCAGATATGCCCTCGGTTCAGGTAATAGGGAGGGTCTTATCAAAGGAAATTATTGGTGAGAAGCAGTCGCGGCGGCTGGTGGCTCAGCTGAAGGATGATACCGGCGTACTTGAGCTCGTGTGGTTCCAGGGTATTCGCTGGGCCGACAAATTAGTCCAGCCGGGTGCCGTGTTTATTGTGTTCGGGAAGCCGACGGAATTTAATGGCAGGTTCTCCATTTCTCACCCGGAGCTGGAGTTATATAATCCATCTGCAGTAAAACAGGGAAACCTCACCTTGCAGCCCGTCTACAACTCTACCGAAAAGCTGAAACAGTCGTTTCTGGATACTAAGAGTTTACAACGTCTCCAGGCATCGGCTTTGGAAATTGTTGGAAGATCCATCCAGGAAACCATTCCCGATTATCTTCGTTCAAAGCACAGGCTGCTTAATAAGGCTGACGCTATTCAGCAAATTCACTTTCCTCAGAACCCGAATAGTCTGGAAGCGGCGCGACATCGCCTGAAATTTGAGGAACTGTTCTTTATCCAGTTAAAGCTTCTCAGAAATAAGCTTCTACGTACCGGCAAGTTTCGCGGGCTATTGTTCGGGCAGGTGGGAGAGAAATTTAATGCCTTTTATTCGGATAAATTACCCTTCGATCTTACCAATGCTCAAAAGAAGGTGCTAAAGGAAATCAGACAGGACACTCAAAAAGGTATCCAGATGAACCGGCTGCTTCAGGGGGATGTAGGTAGTGGCAAAACCGTGGTAGCCTTAATGAGTATGCTCTTGGCCATTGATAATGGTTTCCAAACTTGTATGATGGCTCCTACCGAAATCCTGGCAAAGCAGCACTATGCTTCTCTTGAAAAGATGATGGGCCAGGGATTTATTAACATGGCCTTATTGTGCGGCTCTACGCCTAAGAAGGAACGCAGGATAATACACCAGGCTCTGCAGGATGGATCACTCAATATACTGGTAGGCACCCATGCACTCATTGAGGATGAGGTACAGTTCAAGAATCTGGGACTTGCTGTTATCGATGAGCAGCATCGTTTTGGAGTAGAACAGCGGGCGAAGTTATGGCGAAAGAACAGTGTTCCGCCTCATGTGCTGGTGATGACGGCGACGCCTATACCCCGCACCCTCGCGATGACCCTTTACGGCGACCTTGACATCTCCGTTATTAACGAACTTCCTGCCGGCCGGAAGCCTATTAAGACTATCCACTTGTTTGAAAGCCAGCGCTTGCGGATGTTTGGGTTTATGCGGCAGGAGATCGCAAAGGGACGTCAGGTCTATATCGTTTATCCATTAATAAAAGAGAGTGAAAAACTGGACCTCTTGTATCTTGAAGCCGGAATTGAAGCCATATCACGTGAGTTTCCCCTTCCGCAATACAGGATCAGTATCGTCCACGGTAAGTTGAAGGCTGCAGATAAGGATTTTGAGATGCAGCGGTTCGTGAAGGGCGAGACGCAGATTATGGTGGCAACGACGGTTATCGAAGTTGGCGTAAATGTTCCGAATGCCAGTGTGATGATTATAGAGAATGCCGAACGTTTTGGCTTGTCGCAGCTGCATCAGCTGAGAGGCCGTGTGGGGCGCGGAGCGGAACAGTCGTATTGTGTGCTGATGAGCGGGAATAAATTAAGCAGGGAGGCTAGAATACGGCTTCAGACGATGGTTAAAACGAACGACGGTTTTGAAATATCCGAAACCGACCTGCAACTACGCGGACCTGGTAATATTGAAGGTACACAGCAAAGTGGTGTGCTCGACCTGAAACTGGCCGACCTTGCCCATGATCAGCACATCCTCCAGGAAGCAAGAGATGCCGTCATCCGGATCTTTGAGGATGACCCTGAACTGAACACAGATAAAAATGTTCTCTTAAAAGAATACTTTCTCCGGAAAACTCCTGCGATTAGCTGGAATAAGATATCGTGA
- a CDS encoding RidA family protein — MKQIIKTPNAPAPIGPYNQAIVANGFLYVSGQIAINPQNNELVLSSVEDETKQVMDNLSAILAEAEFSFEDIVKTTIFLSDMSLFPVVNEIYGSYFTGAFPARETIAVAGLPKNVNVEISVVATKA; from the coding sequence ATGAAGCAGATTATCAAAACCCCGAATGCTCCAGCGCCAATTGGCCCTTACAATCAAGCTATTGTTGCAAATGGTTTTTTATACGTTTCAGGACAGATAGCGATCAATCCTCAAAACAATGAATTGGTGCTTTCCTCTGTAGAGGATGAAACAAAACAAGTGATGGATAACTTATCGGCTATACTGGCGGAAGCAGAATTTAGCTTTGAAGATATTGTGAAAACCACCATTTTCCTTTCTGATATGAGCCTGTTTCCTGTCGTTAACGAGATTTACGGTTCGTATTTTACAGGCGCTTTTCCTGCACGCGAAACTATTGCCGTTGCAGGGTTGCCTAAAAATGTGAATGTGGAGATCTCTGTAGTGGCAACTAAAGCGTAA
- a CDS encoding DUF6728 family protein, translating to MAMYFFRRRNPDRPQSFNLKVMHIINAIAILIFLAGIIYKLIDWLS from the coding sequence ATGGCTATGTATTTTTTCAGGAGAAGAAACCCCGACAGGCCTCAGAGCTTTAACCTGAAGGTGATGCACATTATTAACGCAATAGCAATACTCATATTCCTCGCAGGAATTATTTATAAACTCATAGACTGGCTTTCTTAA
- a CDS encoding OmpA family protein, translating to MNYSTIKKVVAGSLLMMAATAASAQDTTMTSTSTATVFGGRAQYRTWSIGVTGGVLTPIVGFGSNDYNDWDANLGYGLFIKKQLAPSFALKLDGTMGKLSGTRDDYQGGVGDFETDLNYAVSLKGVVNVGTVSFLSRTKNVGFFINAGAGLTGYDPGDAAGSRTELFIPVGAGISFKLGEVVALNLGYDANFLDADNLDGTWTGGTSNKDKWSYGYAGLEFTLGNSSKPSLQWSNPVALMYDELKDPTLRQEVEALKTRVSTLENTVNQLSADADGDGVSDRFDKCPGTPAGTVVDGAGCPLQLPTADSASASYSNIQFEFDSSVLRTSSYPTLDKVSSDLRANSSSTLTLEGHASAEGTEAYNMNLSRDRANSVKTYLVNSGVDANRVTVKAFGESRPLASNSTEEGRVQNRRVEIKK from the coding sequence ATGAATTATTCTACAATTAAGAAAGTTGTAGCTGGTTCCCTGTTAATGATGGCAGCTACTGCAGCCTCAGCTCAGGATACCACTATGACTTCGACCTCTACTGCCACGGTGTTTGGCGGAAGAGCACAGTACAGAACCTGGTCTATTGGTGTAACTGGTGGGGTTTTAACTCCTATCGTTGGCTTTGGATCAAATGATTACAATGACTGGGATGCTAACTTAGGTTATGGCCTGTTCATTAAAAAACAACTTGCTCCTTCCTTCGCTTTAAAGCTGGATGGTACAATGGGCAAGCTTTCTGGTACTCGCGATGATTATCAGGGAGGTGTTGGTGATTTCGAAACAGATCTTAACTACGCAGTATCTTTAAAAGGTGTTGTTAATGTTGGAACTGTATCTTTCCTTAGCAGAACCAAGAATGTTGGTTTCTTCATTAACGCAGGTGCTGGTTTAACCGGATACGATCCAGGTGATGCTGCTGGCAGCAGAACTGAACTGTTCATCCCGGTTGGTGCAGGTATCAGCTTTAAATTAGGAGAAGTAGTTGCATTAAACTTAGGTTACGATGCTAACTTCCTTGATGCTGATAACCTTGACGGAACCTGGACTGGTGGTACTTCTAACAAAGACAAATGGTCTTATGGATACGCTGGTCTTGAATTCACTCTGGGTAACTCTAGCAAACCAAGTTTACAGTGGTCAAACCCTGTGGCTTTAATGTATGATGAATTAAAAGATCCTACATTACGTCAGGAAGTTGAAGCTCTTAAAACTCGCGTAAGCACTTTGGAAAATACTGTTAACCAGCTTTCTGCTGATGCTGATGGCGATGGTGTTTCTGACAGATTCGACAAATGCCCTGGTACTCCTGCTGGAACTGTTGTAGATGGCGCTGGTTGCCCTCTTCAGTTACCTACTGCTGACAGTGCTTCTGCAAGCTACTCTAACATTCAGTTTGAATTCGATAGCTCAGTATTGAGAACTTCTTCTTATCCTACTTTAGATAAGGTTTCTTCTGACTTAAGAGCTAACTCTTCTTCTACTTTAACTTTAGAAGGACATGCTTCTGCTGAAGGTACTGAAGCTTACAACATGAACCTGTCAAGAGACAGAGCTAATTCTGTAAAGACTTACCTTGTTAACTCAGGTGTTGACGCAAACCGCGTTACAGTTAAAGCTTTCGGTGAAAGCCGTCCACTTGCTTCAAATTCAACTGAAGAAGGACGTGTTCAGAACCGTCGTGTTGAAATCAAAAAATAA